Proteins encoded in a region of the Acipenser ruthenus chromosome 11, fAciRut3.2 maternal haplotype, whole genome shotgun sequence genome:
- the LOC131739461 gene encoding hatching enzyme 1.2-like isoform X2, which yields MCSIPYRTIESRNSLALNEETKRVKRGFSGERLAEDDMTAMDKIMDTNEYQITPFADSPTFREGDIAVSTKSSSVRCFAQSCLWPKSVDGYVYVAYNLSTEYSDIDRMMIEAGMEDLANGTCIRFVPRNHESNYLNIQSKSGCWSYLGVNGGPQDLSLQSPGCMWSGIASHELMHALGLVHEQSRIDRDKYITILWENVLKDHEFNFDKYKANNLNTPYDYGSLMHFGKYAYSEDGLPTIIPKKYINTAIGQRVGASPIDKIKINKLYKCHE from the exons AATTCTCTTGCGTTAAATGAAGAAACCAAGAGGGTTAAAAGAGGCTTTTCAG GCGAGCGCTTGGCAGAAGATGATATGACTGCGATGGACAAAATTATGGATACCAATGAATACCAGA TAACTCCCTTTGCAGACAGCCCCACTTTCAGAGAAGGCGATATTGCTGTCTCAACTAAAAGCAGCTCAGTGAGGTGTTTTGCACAGAGCTGCTTGTGGCCAAAATCTGTGGATGGCTATGTGTATGTGGCCTACAACCTTTCAACGGAGTACT CTGATATAGACAGAATGATGATAGAGGCTGGAATGGAGGACCTTGCTAATGGTACCTGTATCAGGTTTGTCCCGCGCAACCATGAGTCCAACTACCTGAACATCCAGTCAAAATCCGG CTGCTGGTCCTACCTGGGTGTTAATGGAGGCCCTCAGGACCTATCTCTTCAGTCTCCGGGCTGCATGTGGTCTGGAATCGCCTCTCACGAGCTGATGCACGCTCTGGGCCTGGTCCATGAACAGTCTCGCATCGACAGAGATAAATACATCACTATTCTGTGGGAGAACGTTTTGAAAG ATCATGAGTTTAATTTTGACAAGTACAAGGCTAACAACCTCAACACTCCATACGACTACGGCTCCCTCATGCACTTTGGAAA GTACGCTTACTCTGAGGATGGTTTGCCAACCATCATTCCAAAGAAGTACATCAATACAGCCATTGGCCAGAGAGTTGGTGCCAGCCCCATcgacaaaataaaaattaataaactCTACAAATGCCATGAATAA
- the LOC131739461 gene encoding hatching enzyme 1.2-like isoform X1, translating to MSSTIIFILLGLAAHICALPVQNSLALNEETKRVKRGFSGERLAEDDMTAMDKIMDTNEYQITPFADSPTFREGDIAVSTKSSSVRCFAQSCLWPKSVDGYVYVAYNLSTEYSDIDRMMIEAGMEDLANGTCIRFVPRNHESNYLNIQSKSGCWSYLGVNGGPQDLSLQSPGCMWSGIASHELMHALGLVHEQSRIDRDKYITILWENVLKDHEFNFDKYKANNLNTPYDYGSLMHFGKYAYSEDGLPTIIPKKYINTAIGQRVGASPIDKIKINKLYKCHE from the exons ATGAGCTCCACCATCATCTTCATTCTTTTGGGTCTGGCTGCACACATCTGTGCACTTCCAGTTCAG AATTCTCTTGCGTTAAATGAAGAAACCAAGAGGGTTAAAAGAGGCTTTTCAG GCGAGCGCTTGGCAGAAGATGATATGACTGCGATGGACAAAATTATGGATACCAATGAATACCAGA TAACTCCCTTTGCAGACAGCCCCACTTTCAGAGAAGGCGATATTGCTGTCTCAACTAAAAGCAGCTCAGTGAGGTGTTTTGCACAGAGCTGCTTGTGGCCAAAATCTGTGGATGGCTATGTGTATGTGGCCTACAACCTTTCAACGGAGTACT CTGATATAGACAGAATGATGATAGAGGCTGGAATGGAGGACCTTGCTAATGGTACCTGTATCAGGTTTGTCCCGCGCAACCATGAGTCCAACTACCTGAACATCCAGTCAAAATCCGG CTGCTGGTCCTACCTGGGTGTTAATGGAGGCCCTCAGGACCTATCTCTTCAGTCTCCGGGCTGCATGTGGTCTGGAATCGCCTCTCACGAGCTGATGCACGCTCTGGGCCTGGTCCATGAACAGTCTCGCATCGACAGAGATAAATACATCACTATTCTGTGGGAGAACGTTTTGAAAG ATCATGAGTTTAATTTTGACAAGTACAAGGCTAACAACCTCAACACTCCATACGACTACGGCTCCCTCATGCACTTTGGAAA GTACGCTTACTCTGAGGATGGTTTGCCAACCATCATTCCAAAGAAGTACATCAATACAGCCATTGGCCAGAGAGTTGGTGCCAGCCCCATcgacaaaataaaaattaataaactCTACAAATGCCATGAATAA